Proteins encoded within one genomic window of Macrobrachium nipponense isolate FS-2020 chromosome 9, ASM1510439v2, whole genome shotgun sequence:
- the LOC135218161 gene encoding nematocyst expressed protein 3-like has translation MSTTATSSLVDVQNPLEIASALAGAPASLEAASALAGAPASLEAASALAGALASSEAASASGGAPASLEAASALASAPAPLVAASALPGAPASLEAASALADASTSSEAASALADASVSLEAASVLTGVNDLEYTSVLADVHASFGGSPSLADAMASWEPGTPATEAASQEPEVASCVQVTMPVPKRKEAEGGRQSPSKKKQSRIPQIPGNPTKTKYLQRGPIIKASKLK, from the coding sequence ATGTCTACGACTGCAACATCATCCTTGGTTGATGTGCAAAACCCTTTGGAAATAGCATcggctttggctggtgcaccggcctctttggaggcagcatcagctttggctggtgcaccggcctctttggaggcagcatcagctttggctggagcactggcctcttcggaggcagcatcagcttcgGGTGGTGCACCAGcttctttggaggcagcatcagctttggctagCGCACCAGCCCCTTTGGTGGCAGCATCAGCTTTGCCTGGTGcacctgcctctttggaggcagcatcagccttggctgatgcatcaacctcttcggaggcagcatcagctttggctgatgCATCAGTTTCTTTGGAAGCAGCATCAGTTTTGACTGGTGTAAATGATTTGGAATATACGTCTGTCCTTGCTGATGTGCATGCCTCTTTTGGGGGGTCGCCCTCCTTGGCTGATGCAATGGCTTCTTGGGAGCCTGGAACACCAGCTACAGAGGCAGCCAGCCAAGAACCAGAAGTTGCTTCCTGTGTGCAGGTAACAATGCCAGTCCCAAAAAGAAAGGAGGCTGAGGGTGGCAGGCAGTCTCCCTCTAAGAAAAAGCAAAGCAGGATTCCCCAAATTCCTGGCAACCCTACgaagacaaaatatcttcaaagaggccctattatcaaggcctctaaactcaagtaa